One Desulfobulbaceae bacterium DNA segment encodes these proteins:
- a CDS encoding HAD family hydrolase, protein MGRFGVFLDRDGTINEQMGYINHISRFILLDGVAEAIARLNSLDIPVFVVTNQSGLARGYFPASLLDQVHDTMKLMLDKAGAQVDGIYVCPHHPEAKEEQYRLKCDCRKPSPGLLNQAAQEHGIDLHNSYVIGDRWSDLKAAATVGAKGIFVLTGYGKGDYEYIGPGQVIKPDYVAENLSSAVDWILLRENIK, encoded by the coding sequence ATGGGGCGTTTCGGAGTATTTTTAGATCGTGATGGTACAATTAACGAACAGATGGGCTATATCAACCATATTAGTCGTTTTATTCTTCTTGATGGTGTTGCCGAGGCTATTGCCAGATTAAATAGTCTCGACATACCTGTTTTTGTAGTGACAAATCAGTCTGGACTGGCAAGAGGCTATTTCCCTGCCAGTCTGCTCGATCAGGTGCATGATACAATGAAACTAATGCTGGATAAAGCTGGTGCACAAGTGGATGGCATATATGTTTGCCCGCATCACCCAGAGGCAAAAGAGGAACAGTATCGGTTAAAATGCGATTGCCGGAAGCCAAGCCCAGGACTTCTCAATCAGGCCGCCCAAGAACATGGTATTGATCTGCACAACTCGTATGTGATTGGTGATAGATGGTCTGACTTGAAAGCAGCAGCTACGGTTGGGGCGAAGGGGATATTCGTTCTGACTGGGTACGGCAAAGGTGATTATGAATATATTGGGCCTGGCCAAGTTATTAAACCTGATTATGTTGCTGAAAATTTATCTTCTGCCGTTGATTGGATACTTTTACGTGAAAACATCAAGTAA
- a CDS encoding cytochrome c3 family protein has protein sequence MTCKLNKIIPALIVTATTGFLLSVAVDAEAASGVCSNCHVMHASEAGTAAATANDTLLRSTCIGCHTKDNGTGVTIAGDGTPGVLHNGVAANSMLAGGNFKYSDTVLGDQTYGHNPYVSGVIAADTRYTTANPPGWKATGFSANGQVGGGSPDWTNGSNLLTCAGVYGCHGLHTADELNGAHHANKTGTDIDGSTVGSSYRFLYGIIGWEDPNYELNATAANGDHNVYYAVDRSGGDDDVTTTANNSKTISYFCAECHGIFHSGAANEGVSNDASMTSPWIRHPSDVVMPIGPSSSGDFDELAAYDPNVPLGSSTVGDGTFVVGAVADRIVMCLSCHRAHASPYPASLRWDYTEMVAGDNSKSGGCFVCHDAKND, from the coding sequence ATGACATGCAAGTTAAATAAAATAATTCCTGCTTTGATTGTGACTGCAACCACAGGTTTTTTGTTATCTGTGGCTGTCGATGCCGAAGCGGCGTCTGGTGTATGTTCTAATTGCCATGTAATGCATGCCAGTGAGGCAGGTACCGCTGCGGCTACTGCCAACGATACCTTGCTTCGAAGTACCTGCATTGGTTGTCATACCAAAGATAACGGTACTGGTGTTACAATAGCAGGTGACGGCACCCCAGGTGTACTCCATAATGGAGTTGCCGCCAATAGTATGCTTGCTGGTGGAAACTTTAAGTATTCCGACACTGTTCTGGGAGATCAAACTTATGGGCATAATCCTTATGTGTCAGGCGTTATAGCTGCTGACACCCGTTATACAACCGCAAACCCTCCTGGCTGGAAAGCAACTGGTTTTTCTGCCAACGGTCAGGTTGGTGGTGGTAGCCCCGATTGGACTAATGGTTCAAATTTATTAACCTGTGCAGGTGTATATGGCTGCCATGGCTTGCATACCGCAGATGAACTTAATGGTGCCCACCATGCTAATAAGACTGGAACAGATATTGATGGCAGTACAGTTGGATCAAGTTATCGATTTTTATATGGCATAATAGGATGGGAAGATCCCAACTACGAACTTAATGCGACAGCTGCCAATGGTGATCACAATGTTTATTACGCCGTTGATCGCTCTGGAGGTGACGATGATGTTACCACTACCGCAAACAATTCAAAAACGATCAGCTATTTTTGCGCAGAGTGCCATGGTATTTTTCACAGTGGAGCTGCCAACGAAGGTGTAAGTAATGATGCAAGTATGACTAGTCCGTGGATTCGGCATCCTTCTGATGTGGTAATGCCTATTGGGCCTTCCTCATCCGGTGACTTTGATGAATTGGCCGCCTATGATCCAAATGTTCCGCTTGGGAGTAGTACTGTAGGTGATGGAACCTTTGTGGTTGGTGCTGTTGCTGACCGAATAGTCATGTGCTTATCGTGCCACAGAGCCCATGCCAGCCCATATCCAGCTTCATTACGATGGGATTATACCGAAATGGTTGCAGGAGATAATTCAAAGAGCGGTGGCTGTTTTGTGTGCCATGATGCCAAAAATGATTGA
- a CDS encoding sigma-54-dependent Fis family transcriptional regulator, translating into MASILIIEKEQEWRDFLGESLSGNYQISYCTASKDLGQKIKLVHFDVILLDLGDGEGKFLNIISEVKRDLPFTPVIITCRTEKAELVVAAVKQGAFDFVIKPYTATKIKVSLEKALENVSLKNEIDYLRREQDVIYDINKIIAHSSSMKQVIVDIRKFSKTDSTILMTGETGTGKSLLSGAIHYNSLRRGKPFVTINCANIQETLLESELFGHEKGAFTGADKLRIGRFEQANGGSIFLDEIGEMSLALQAKLLRVIEDKAFERVGGNRTIHSDVRIIAATNKNLEKLVANGEFREDLFYRINVLPIRLPALRNRKECLVPLSYYLLDKIGRSMHKTITGFSDPVLRSIKAYSWPGNIRQLANTVERALLLEENSVIHDSSFFLPVEVSSDNRSDESVPAVFVPPERHTLIDSEKDRIIQALEESLWIQKDAALLLGISPRVLNHKIKKFGITHSRWRRNR; encoded by the coding sequence ATGGCATCAATTCTTATTATTGAAAAAGAACAGGAGTGGCGAGATTTCCTTGGTGAGTCGTTATCTGGAAACTACCAGATAAGTTACTGCACAGCTAGTAAGGACTTGGGCCAGAAGATAAAGCTGGTTCATTTTGATGTAATTTTACTTGATCTTGGTGATGGAGAGGGGAAATTTCTTAATATTATTTCCGAGGTCAAGCGTGATCTGCCTTTTACTCCTGTGATTATAACCTGTCGTACTGAAAAAGCTGAATTAGTTGTAGCGGCGGTTAAACAGGGAGCTTTTGATTTTGTTATTAAGCCCTATACGGCAACAAAGATCAAAGTCTCACTCGAAAAAGCGCTTGAAAACGTAAGCCTGAAAAACGAGATCGATTATCTGAGACGCGAACAAGATGTCATTTATGACATTAACAAAATTATTGCTCACTCATCATCTATGAAGCAGGTAATTGTTGATATTCGTAAGTTTTCAAAAACAGACTCAACGATTTTAATGACAGGTGAAACCGGAACAGGAAAAAGCCTTTTGTCGGGGGCCATTCATTATAACAGTTTACGCCGTGGCAAGCCTTTTGTAACAATAAATTGTGCTAATATTCAGGAAACATTGCTTGAGTCTGAACTTTTCGGACATGAAAAAGGGGCATTTACTGGCGCGGATAAGCTGCGAATTGGACGATTTGAACAAGCCAATGGCGGCAGCATCTTTCTTGATGAAATTGGCGAAATGAGCTTGGCCTTACAGGCAAAATTGTTACGAGTTATTGAGGATAAGGCCTTTGAGCGAGTTGGTGGCAATCGAACAATTCACTCAGATGTCCGCATCATTGCGGCAACAAACAAGAATCTTGAAAAATTAGTTGCGAATGGTGAGTTTAGAGAAGATCTTTTTTATCGCATAAACGTGTTGCCAATTCGTCTTCCGGCTCTCCGCAACAGAAAAGAGTGTCTTGTGCCACTGTCGTATTATCTCCTCGATAAGATTGGCAGATCAATGCATAAAACTATAACTGGGTTTTCTGATCCGGTACTGCGGTCAATTAAGGCATATTCATGGCCAGGAAATATCAGGCAGTTGGCCAATACAGTTGAGAGAGCATTGCTTCTAGAGGAAAATTCTGTAATTCATGATTCAAGTTTTTTTCTGCCCGTTGAAGTATCAAGTGACAACAGAAGTGATGAATCTGTTCCTGCCGTTTTTGTTCCTCCCGAACGTCATACCCTCATCGACAGCGAGAAGGATAGAATTATTCAAGCCCTGGAAGAGTCTCTTTGGATACAAAAAGATGCTGCCCTGCTGCTTGGTATAAGCCCTCGTGTCCTTAATCACAAAATTAAAAAATTCGGTATTACTCATTCGCGCTGGCGTAGAAACAGATAG
- a CDS encoding SPOR domain-containing protein: protein MIILAVAVQAYADENQFYTVLAGSYSSVESAEQDYERLQNNVAESLQHALRIELVGGYYTIRVGQFLEHTAAEQLLPAIEKYFKGARVLKAFIRTERVLKSNGPLVSNSSLPSKQLSNELMEQLAGEKFYTVQFGSFSLEESAAEEFERLRAMFINEPLPWLRIEKIQSFHTIRAGKFKAERTADDFASYLSEKNSHSSVLRAYIKPERLVSVLWHNGEGGWEDKPTEQIASDLQEIVVVGGEKEETAPDEELPLAVTLAESTDLPETVVLQDLAETTDLPETGARQDNNASVVKMLVPDKKKQKVTKTQKDLLNSLDVDPGQEFFTVQIASFSEAALATIEYESFLSRLSPVYFEQLRIEFIKGFFTVRVGKFDRRAPSQELLDAIKSYYPQASVIYAYIIPQRIQRLYGDDSAQIFSQQIYEDLPGHDALQEDNKSVDEEIDLVDTERKLDGDTDDVILVTPANIELPVEDIKVNGAEDTVVEKPMLEGSAESGDPEPTIIDSEQTLLDGFVEADDQVATLNRSEEESSEDTAEDTAEEKIPEFTYEVLTVLTKDDKGENIRMPSSLFYDNSTDELYLINGVNNRLIIYGPDFFPQNSIGKGRGLDSPLSGYFTNDGKVFVTQAGTPTSKPRLTLLNTAFFPEKELLMQDIPESDNFIPQNLALAKDNSMYITGLSSRRILVLDKNGSFKKWFSVAVDKRGDYVFSDATEPDDIAEIKDIEIDPDGNIIVLSESTSKVYVFDSEERFLFAFGKKGGAEGKLSRPRAVAFDSNLRCFYVVDYMRHTVLIYDINGEFKYEFGGRGWGPEWFNYPVDIVIGRQGNVVVADFFNQRAQVFEVKYRDAFPEKSAEKWGLPQR from the coding sequence TTGATCATCCTGGCAGTTGCCGTACAGGCTTATGCCGATGAAAATCAATTTTATACCGTGTTGGCGGGCAGTTATAGTTCTGTAGAAAGTGCGGAACAGGACTATGAACGATTGCAAAACAATGTTGCCGAATCCTTACAACATGCTTTGCGTATCGAGTTGGTGGGCGGATACTATACTATCCGAGTAGGTCAATTTCTTGAGCATACCGCCGCTGAACAGTTATTGCCGGCCATTGAAAAATATTTTAAGGGTGCGCGAGTTCTTAAAGCTTTTATTCGTACTGAACGAGTTTTGAAAAGTAATGGCCCATTAGTAAGTAACAGCTCTTTGCCGTCAAAACAGCTATCAAATGAACTGATGGAGCAGTTGGCAGGAGAAAAGTTTTATACAGTACAGTTTGGAAGTTTTAGTCTGGAAGAATCGGCCGCTGAAGAGTTTGAACGGCTACGTGCCATGTTTATCAATGAACCGCTTCCGTGGCTGCGAATAGAAAAAATTCAGAGCTTTCACACCATCAGAGCCGGGAAATTTAAAGCTGAGAGGACGGCTGATGATTTTGCTAGCTATTTATCTGAAAAAAATAGCCACTCTTCGGTTTTACGGGCTTATATAAAGCCTGAACGTCTGGTGAGTGTTCTTTGGCATAATGGTGAGGGCGGATGGGAGGATAAACCTACCGAGCAGATAGCCAGTGATTTGCAAGAAATAGTAGTTGTTGGTGGTGAAAAAGAAGAGACTGCGCCTGACGAAGAACTACCGTTGGCAGTGACTTTAGCTGAAAGTACGGATTTGCCTGAAACCGTTGTCCTGCAAGATTTAGCTGAAACTACAGATTTGCCTGAAACCGGTGCCAGGCAAGACAACAATGCTTCTGTCGTTAAGATGCTTGTGCCTGACAAGAAGAAACAAAAAGTTACTAAGACGCAAAAAGATCTGCTGAATAGTTTAGATGTTGATCCCGGCCAGGAGTTTTTTACTGTCCAGATTGCCAGTTTCTCGGAAGCGGCTTTGGCAACCATCGAATATGAATCATTTCTGTCTCGTTTAAGCCCTGTATATTTTGAGCAGCTACGTATTGAATTCATAAAAGGTTTCTTTACTGTACGTGTTGGTAAGTTTGATAGACGTGCCCCATCGCAAGAGTTATTGGACGCAATCAAGTCGTATTACCCTCAGGCCTCGGTTATTTATGCCTACATAATTCCTCAAAGGATTCAACGTCTCTACGGGGACGATAGTGCCCAGATATTCTCTCAACAAATATATGAGGATCTGCCGGGTCACGATGCTCTGCAAGAAGACAATAAGAGTGTTGATGAAGAGATTGATTTAGTTGACACCGAAAGAAAATTAGATGGGGACACTGATGATGTTATTTTAGTTACCCCTGCAAATATTGAACTGCCTGTTGAAGATATCAAGGTAAATGGTGCAGAAGACACCGTGGTTGAAAAGCCGATGCTGGAGGGTTCTGCTGAGAGTGGAGATCCCGAGCCGACTATCATTGATTCTGAGCAAACGTTGTTGGATGGCTTTGTTGAAGCCGATGATCAGGTTGCAACGCTCAATAGATCTGAGGAGGAATCCTCTGAAGATACTGCTGAAGATACTGCTGAAGAAAAAATTCCCGAATTTACCTATGAGGTGTTAACCGTTCTAACCAAAGATGATAAGGGCGAGAACATCAGAATGCCTTCTTCGTTGTTTTATGACAATAGTACTGATGAACTTTATTTGATCAACGGTGTCAACAATCGACTTATTATATATGGCCCTGACTTTTTCCCTCAAAACTCGATTGGCAAGGGTAGGGGACTTGATTCTCCTCTGAGTGGTTATTTTACCAACGATGGTAAAGTTTTTGTGACTCAGGCTGGCACACCGACCTCCAAGCCACGGTTAACCTTGTTAAACACAGCCTTCTTTCCCGAAAAAGAGCTGCTTATGCAGGATATACCCGAAAGTGATAATTTTATTCCTCAGAATCTTGCATTAGCTAAAGACAATAGTATGTATATCACTGGATTGAGCTCCAGGCGAATCCTGGTGTTGGACAAAAATGGATCGTTTAAAAAATGGTTTAGTGTTGCTGTTGATAAACGTGGCGATTATGTCTTTAGTGATGCCACAGAACCAGACGATATAGCAGAGATTAAGGATATTGAAATTGATCCTGATGGCAATATAATAGTTCTTAGCGAATCGACTTCAAAGGTATATGTTTTTGATTCTGAGGAACGATTTCTTTTTGCCTTTGGTAAAAAAGGAGGCGCTGAAGGTAAATTAAGTAGGCCTCGGGCTGTTGCCTTCGATTCTAATCTGCGCTGCTTTTATGTGGTTGATTATATGCGTCACACCGTTTTGATCTATGATATTAATGGTGAGTTTAAGTATGAGTTTGGTGGTCGTGGTTGGGGGCCGGAGTGGTTTAACTATCCTGTGGATATTGTAATTGGCCGCCAAGGCAACGTGGTTGTGGCTGATTTTTTTAACCAGCGCGCCCAAGTTTTTGAAGTTAAATATCGAGACGCATTTCCAGAGAAATCAGCCGAAAAATGGGGTTTGCCCCAAAGGTAA